In a single window of the Nocardioides sp. L-11A genome:
- a CDS encoding sodium:proton antiporter, with protein sequence MSHEFVVIAGAGLGISIAAAAFARRTGVAAPLLLVALGIAASLVPGTPILEVDPELILAGVLPPLLYASAVQLPVLDLRRNLSLITWLSVVMVIVSALCIGLVVHAVFPTIPLALGIALGAVVSPTDAVAATAVGRRIGLPPRLMTVLEGESLVNDASALVVLRTAIAVVGTSSAFSIGGTVGGFAWAVVGAGLVGWLVAWATVVVRQRLDDPVLNTTISFITPFLAYVPAEEVHASGVLAVVVAGLVTGATGAKRFSARDRQTQTTTWATINFILESGVFLALGYQLPALVDDARVETSAGQVVGMVSLVLALLVALRFAGLAWPALVGRYGPGDRRARARERLDQIEQHVSTWEPKDDREENRLRWARRRIARASADVAFEEREPITARGYLVLAWAGMRGVVTLAAAQTIPSETPHRNTVVLVACLVAMVSLALFGLTLPALIRRMRFPTDDPADRRDDVLTLMRQIGEDATDALGPLDEQRIDGEPLDPEVVEVLKERFLPMLLAGVRRGVASRPGQREQVFIIQRRYVDALRDGLLRERSVGAFSTETYKQVEAILDREEQRLGSATG encoded by the coding sequence GTGAGCCACGAGTTCGTCGTCATCGCCGGCGCGGGCCTCGGCATCAGCATCGCGGCGGCGGCCTTCGCGCGGCGTACCGGCGTCGCGGCGCCGCTGCTCCTCGTCGCCCTCGGCATCGCCGCGAGCCTGGTCCCCGGTACGCCGATCCTGGAGGTCGACCCCGAGCTGATCCTCGCCGGGGTGCTGCCGCCGCTGCTGTACGCGTCGGCCGTCCAGCTGCCCGTGCTGGACCTGCGCCGCAACCTCTCGCTCATCACCTGGCTGTCGGTCGTGATGGTGATCGTGTCGGCCCTGTGCATCGGGCTGGTCGTCCATGCGGTGTTCCCCACGATCCCGCTGGCGCTCGGCATCGCGCTGGGCGCGGTGGTCAGCCCGACGGATGCCGTCGCCGCGACCGCGGTGGGGCGCCGGATCGGACTGCCGCCGCGGCTGATGACGGTGCTCGAGGGGGAGAGCCTGGTCAACGACGCGTCCGCACTGGTGGTGCTGCGGACGGCGATCGCCGTGGTCGGCACCAGCAGCGCCTTCAGCATCGGCGGCACGGTGGGCGGCTTCGCCTGGGCGGTGGTCGGCGCCGGCCTGGTCGGCTGGCTGGTGGCATGGGCGACGGTCGTGGTGCGCCAGCGTCTCGACGACCCGGTGCTCAACACCACGATCTCGTTCATCACCCCTTTCCTGGCCTATGTGCCGGCCGAGGAGGTGCACGCCTCCGGGGTGCTGGCCGTGGTCGTGGCCGGCCTGGTCACCGGGGCGACGGGCGCGAAGCGGTTCAGCGCCCGGGACCGGCAGACCCAGACCACGACCTGGGCGACGATCAACTTCATCCTCGAGAGCGGGGTCTTCCTCGCTCTCGGCTACCAGCTGCCCGCCCTCGTCGACGACGCCCGCGTGGAGACGAGTGCGGGTCAGGTCGTCGGCATGGTGAGCCTGGTCCTCGCTCTGCTGGTCGCGCTCCGCTTCGCGGGCCTGGCCTGGCCGGCGCTGGTCGGCCGGTACGGGCCCGGCGACCGCCGCGCCCGGGCCCGGGAGCGGCTGGACCAGATCGAGCAGCATGTCTCCACCTGGGAGCCGAAGGACGACCGGGAGGAGAACCGGCTGCGGTGGGCCCGTCGGCGGATCGCGCGCGCCAGCGCCGACGTGGCCTTCGAGGAGAGGGAGCCGATCACCGCGCGCGGCTATCTCGTCCTGGCCTGGGCGGGCATGCGCGGTGTCGTCACGCTGGCCGCGGCGCAGACGATCCCCAGCGAGACCCCGCACCGCAACACCGTCGTCCTGGTCGCCTGCCTGGTCGCGATGGTGTCGCTGGCCCTGTTCGGGCTGACCCTCCCGGCACTGATCCGCCGGATGCGGTTCCCGACCGACGACCCCGCCGACCGGCGCGACGACGTGCTCACCCTGATGCGCCAGATCGGCGAGGACGCGACGGACGCCCTCGGCCCGCTCGACGAGCAGCGCATCGACGGCGAGCCGCTCGACCCCGAGGTGGTGGAGGTGCTCAAGGAGCGCTTCCTACCGATGCTCCTGGCGGGGGTACGCCGCGGCGTGGCGAGCCGGCCCGGGCAGCGGGAGCAGGTGTTCATCATCCAGCGCCGCTACGTCGACGCGCTGCGCGACGGGCTGCTGCGGGAGCGCTCGGTCGGCGCGTTCAGCACCGAGACCTACAAGCAGGTGGAGGCGATCCTCGACCGCGAGGAGCAGCGGCTCGGCTCGGCGACCGGGTGA
- a CDS encoding sortase: MRKLLPGLSLALVAGAAAVVPTVALAPPAAAAPGDPGVPSDPVVIFHEDFENDMADGEVVRLADYVGANGETYSAEGAWANPAQQNGFVLDGTSSDADQQAVGNTGSYAQLRNLATTIGSVNASVPPESNHAAAAFTGGGDPGPNLVEFRTDQPIAYNATNRFLTFSANTSVINCHAAHPLLRFYLDNGVTEIPVGASALDPCPNGARTVTSDGILFSGTELGIVLRNEQGSASGNDHAYDDIVVSDATPQLDKAFSPTSVPAGFPSTLTFTVTNTSELAAKEGWSFTDNLPAGMEIAPTPRFTTDCANGAITSGGASGDTSIAVEGDLSTNQVSCTLSVDVVTPGAAVGATFANGPANIADLSGLNPPGPSTLTVGPRGLPEIACDPADARATQRWWYFGNGAGLDFGASGTAAPSVTPATGVNAVEGTTVVTDSSGQLLFWSDGVKVLNKFHQVMPNGAGLTGNSSATQTVAAFPSTSDPGTYFVVATTGASEVGGTGHLSYSVVDMALDGGLGDVTAVKNVDLAPANGASEQLTAIPNATGDGFWVVTAQASSPNVRAYLFDGDGPADPDGAGPLAAGESVISVMPTPNYNQYGTLNLSPDLSTVLLTTGNAAGASRIRLMDFDAATGQFAQRYEWSTPTGLGGNMYSADFSPAGDYVYATRIFGGAHLFRYRIDGAADGAAVKASEYDFGQYHSNGGQVKRGPDGRMYVVNRGAAVLGVIESPDATDPADAGFDAAGVALAGGTINGWGLPQMVTGCPSTPRLELSKTAALTTDAGTIGQADAGDVITYTITVTNTGDVPVTDVTVTDPLAGLSPVTPANVPTLAPDDDAVFTATYTVTQADVDNGGQIVNAATAEGTDPDGEPVVSPPGPGTSVTTDIAPADPDVQVVKSTAITTDEVPLGKADDGDVITYTFTATNHGKATAFDVSVEDPLPGLGTISPASVPSLAPGASTDFTATYTVTAADVKAGKIENTASVESTGPTRGGVTPPPVTSSSNTVNTATGPLGAPSILTSAEKKVALKVGKNGQPKPVALHDAVTVTGLVPGGGTQGTAQLYGPVAAPSDAMCTPENLVGTVAFTPVNGTVDTPSVKVSEPGYYTWVVSTGADRRNLAATHACGLPSETTLVHRADYGKVRIETGYAGTDTSVQGRKVRPSKVSIKALGMKAKLDTVGLRKGSMVIPGKVAKGGWLGQSALPGDLVGSTVIAGHVSDRSDRPGAFGKLRKAKKGQVVTVRASDGTVQKYRIDRVYTQPRKKGFSGAEVSTTGEHQLTLVTCTGKVSYANGRFHYTKNLVVVATPIG, encoded by the coding sequence TTGAGGAAACTCCTCCCCGGTCTCTCGCTGGCGCTCGTCGCCGGCGCGGCGGCCGTCGTACCCACGGTCGCGCTGGCTCCGCCGGCCGCCGCCGCGCCCGGTGACCCGGGCGTCCCCTCCGATCCCGTCGTGATCTTCCACGAGGACTTCGAGAACGACATGGCCGACGGCGAGGTCGTGCGGCTCGCCGACTACGTCGGCGCGAACGGCGAGACCTACTCCGCCGAGGGCGCATGGGCCAACCCCGCCCAGCAGAACGGCTTCGTCCTCGACGGCACGTCGAGCGACGCCGATCAGCAGGCCGTCGGCAACACCGGCAGCTACGCCCAGCTGCGGAACCTCGCCACGACGATCGGCTCCGTCAACGCCTCGGTCCCGCCGGAGTCGAACCACGCGGCGGCCGCCTTCACAGGAGGAGGTGACCCCGGCCCGAACCTGGTCGAGTTCCGCACCGACCAGCCGATCGCCTACAACGCGACCAACCGCTTCCTCACCTTCTCCGCCAACACCTCGGTGATCAACTGCCACGCGGCGCACCCGTTGCTGCGGTTCTACCTGGACAACGGCGTCACCGAGATCCCGGTCGGGGCGAGCGCTCTCGACCCGTGCCCGAACGGCGCCCGCACGGTGACCTCCGACGGCATCCTGTTCAGCGGCACCGAGCTGGGCATCGTGCTCCGCAACGAGCAGGGCAGCGCCTCCGGCAACGACCACGCCTACGACGACATCGTCGTCAGCGACGCGACGCCGCAGCTGGACAAGGCGTTCTCGCCGACGAGCGTGCCGGCCGGGTTCCCGAGCACGCTGACCTTCACCGTGACCAACACCTCGGAGCTGGCGGCGAAGGAGGGCTGGTCGTTCACCGACAACCTGCCGGCCGGCATGGAGATCGCGCCGACTCCGCGGTTCACCACGGACTGCGCCAACGGCGCGATCACGTCCGGCGGTGCGAGTGGTGACACCAGCATCGCCGTCGAGGGCGATCTCTCGACCAACCAGGTCTCCTGCACCCTCTCGGTCGACGTCGTCACCCCGGGTGCCGCCGTCGGTGCGACGTTCGCGAACGGTCCCGCCAATATCGCCGACCTGAGCGGTCTCAACCCGCCGGGCCCGAGCACGCTGACCGTCGGTCCGCGTGGCCTGCCGGAGATCGCCTGCGACCCGGCTGACGCCCGCGCGACCCAGCGGTGGTGGTACTTCGGCAACGGTGCCGGCCTCGACTTCGGCGCGTCCGGTACCGCGGCCCCGTCGGTGACTCCGGCCACCGGGGTCAACGCGGTCGAGGGCACCACGGTCGTCACGGACTCGTCGGGCCAGCTGCTGTTCTGGTCCGACGGCGTCAAGGTGCTCAACAAGTTCCACCAGGTGATGCCGAACGGCGCCGGCCTGACCGGCAACTCGTCGGCGACGCAGACCGTCGCGGCCTTCCCGTCGACCAGCGATCCCGGCACCTACTTCGTGGTCGCCACCACCGGCGCCTCCGAGGTCGGTGGCACGGGCCACCTGAGCTACTCGGTGGTCGACATGGCGCTCGACGGCGGCCTGGGCGACGTCACGGCGGTCAAGAACGTGGACCTCGCTCCGGCCAACGGTGCGTCGGAGCAGCTGACCGCGATCCCGAACGCCACCGGCGACGGGTTCTGGGTCGTGACCGCGCAGGCATCCTCGCCGAACGTCCGTGCCTACCTGTTCGACGGTGACGGTCCGGCCGACCCCGACGGCGCCGGGCCCCTCGCCGCGGGCGAGTCGGTGATCAGCGTCATGCCGACGCCGAACTACAACCAGTACGGCACGCTCAACCTGAGCCCCGACCTGTCCACGGTCCTGCTCACGACCGGCAACGCCGCAGGTGCCTCGCGGATCCGGCTGATGGACTTCGACGCTGCCACGGGGCAGTTCGCACAGCGCTACGAGTGGTCCACCCCGACCGGGCTGGGCGGCAACATGTACTCGGCCGACTTCTCCCCCGCGGGTGACTACGTCTACGCCACGCGGATCTTCGGCGGGGCCCACCTGTTCCGCTACCGGATCGACGGTGCCGCAGACGGTGCGGCGGTGAAGGCGAGCGAGTACGACTTCGGCCAGTACCACTCGAACGGTGGACAGGTGAAGCGCGGCCCCGACGGCCGCATGTACGTCGTCAACCGGGGCGCCGCGGTGCTCGGCGTGATCGAGAGTCCCGACGCGACGGACCCGGCCGACGCCGGCTTCGACGCGGCTGGTGTCGCGCTCGCCGGAGGCACGATCAACGGTTGGGGTCTTCCCCAGATGGTCACCGGTTGCCCGAGCACGCCGCGCCTGGAGCTCAGCAAGACCGCGGCGCTGACCACCGACGCCGGCACCATCGGCCAGGCCGATGCCGGTGACGTGATCACCTACACGATCACGGTGACCAACACCGGCGACGTCCCGGTCACCGACGTCACGGTGACCGACCCGCTGGCAGGACTCTCGCCGGTCACCCCGGCCAACGTCCCGACGCTCGCGCCCGACGACGACGCCGTCTTCACCGCGACGTACACGGTCACCCAGGCCGATGTCGACAACGGCGGCCAGATCGTCAACGCCGCGACCGCCGAGGGAACCGATCCGGACGGTGAGCCCGTGGTCTCGCCGCCGGGACCGGGAACCTCGGTGACGACCGACATCGCGCCCGCCGATCCGGACGTGCAGGTCGTGAAGTCGACGGCGATCACCACCGACGAGGTGCCGCTGGGCAAGGCCGACGACGGCGACGTCATCACCTACACCTTCACCGCGACCAACCACGGCAAGGCCACCGCCTTCGACGTGTCGGTCGAGGACCCGCTCCCGGGGCTCGGCACCATCAGCCCGGCCTCCGTGCCCTCGCTGGCACCGGGCGCGTCGACGGACTTCACCGCGACGTACACCGTCACGGCGGCCGACGTGAAGGCCGGGAAGATCGAGAACACCGCGTCCGTCGAGTCGACCGGCCCGACCCGCGGAGGCGTCACACCGCCGCCGGTCACGTCGTCGTCCAACACGGTGAACACCGCGACCGGTCCGCTCGGTGCCCCGTCGATCCTGACCAGCGCCGAGAAGAAGGTCGCGCTGAAGGTGGGCAAGAACGGCCAGCCCAAGCCGGTCGCGCTGCACGACGCGGTCACCGTCACGGGTCTGGTCCCCGGCGGCGGCACCCAGGGCACGGCCCAGCTGTACGGTCCGGTGGCCGCCCCCTCCGACGCGATGTGCACGCCGGAGAACCTGGTGGGCACGGTCGCCTTCACCCCGGTCAACGGCACCGTCGACACCCCGTCGGTGAAGGTGTCCGAGCCGGGCTACTACACCTGGGTCGTCTCCACGGGCGCGGACCGCCGCAACCTCGCGGCCACCCACGCCTGCGGCCTGCCGTCGGAGACCACGCTGGTGCACCGGGCCGACTACGGCAAGGTGCGGATCGAGACCGGGTACGCCGGCACCGACACCTCGGTGCAGGGCCGCAAGGTCCGCCCGAGCAAGGTGTCGATCAAGGCGCTCGGGATGAAGGCCAAGCTCGACACCGTCGGCCTGCGCAAGGGCTCGATGGTCATCCCGGGCAAGGTCGCCAAGGGCGGCTGGCTGGGGCAGTCGGCCCTGCCGGGCGACCTGGTCGGCTCGACCGTGATCGCCGGGCACGTCTCGGACCGCTCGGACCGACCGGGCGCCTTCGGCAAGCTGCGCAAGGCCAAGAAGGGTCAGGTCGTGACCGTGCGGGCGAGCGACGGCACCGTGCAGAAGTACCGGATCGACCGCGTCTACACCCAGCCGCGGAAGAAGGGCTTCTCCGGTGCGGAGGTCTCCACCACCGGTGAGCACCAGCTCACGCTGGTGACCTGCACCGGCAAGGTGAGCTACGCCAACGGCCGCTTCCACTACACGAAGAACCTCGTGGTGGTCGCGACCCCGATCGGATGA
- a CDS encoding LuxR C-terminal-related transcriptional regulator, with the protein MRAGAILRPRLLDLLEVDPAPVTVLQAPSGYGKTTLVRQWAAGPRPPEERLVWVALSAEVESDRAFWTAVIAAGRRLGHLSAERAVVVADDVDAQADPVPVLRDLLVGGRPVTVIVDAYEHLRDATAQVDGDILRLTAELPQLRFVLTTRAGTSLADPVHQVRDAVRLIGEQDLGFTSEETTQLFAEDLPRELAAVAGDVHHDTRGYPLAIRAAGLALRSRPQPPTRGSAEWRAIVAQDLSSQMHDPALSAFVRDTAAAPYFDLELAQALTGLEDAAPVVEQLEWSGFGRWVPYLADRPVFQYVDSLREAVRGDLRVNDSDRYRRSAGIAATWLHDNDEHEQALELAVDAGRYELAGRIFRSVLLSAPESYTTDHLDLQLSRIPRAALAQHPSLAFARGLALLSNPATRGAAVEYLVRTAEQTPADWRSLDRPSAFFQRVAKSACLRYVGRFLEAGPAAQAALDFYDDIDIGDDGRLVELRAIGLRQLGYSFFQVGELERAHEVVARAITTATRPWSRNYTVVYGVGLSAIDGRSREAAHTARLVDPRAWPRDHAHTFVNALGRIGNAMLRLDEFDFAGALAEYDDCESFVHTAEFWPFLTWTLLQARLGLGESGPEAQRIADALQTWPAPPGVGENFGTTALHGLLAIAWLSEGRTREAAELLRRPTRWSGQVAPAQVLSRLTGGDAAGALHVVPRLESLPGHSIRSRAGLATLGAAAALRSGHPDAAGALLDRAASLHAEHGVRAHLLHVPAKDLEALRDLARHTGRAAATSYLDVDVIGTIDPGVAVSPLTAQELAVLRASIDHPRRSDLAAALHLSPETVKSHMRSIYRKWGVNTREGALERGIRLGLLGDDGAG; encoded by the coding sequence GTGCGTGCCGGTGCGATCCTCCGACCCCGCCTGCTCGACCTGCTGGAGGTCGACCCGGCGCCGGTCACCGTGCTGCAGGCGCCGTCCGGCTACGGCAAGACCACGCTCGTCCGGCAGTGGGCGGCGGGCCCACGTCCGCCCGAGGAGCGGCTGGTCTGGGTGGCGCTCAGCGCGGAGGTGGAGTCCGACCGCGCCTTCTGGACCGCCGTCATCGCCGCGGGCCGTCGCCTCGGGCACCTGTCCGCCGAACGGGCCGTCGTCGTCGCGGACGACGTCGACGCGCAGGCGGACCCGGTCCCCGTCCTCCGCGACCTCCTCGTCGGCGGGCGGCCCGTGACCGTGATCGTGGACGCCTACGAGCACCTGCGCGACGCCACCGCACAGGTCGACGGCGACATCCTGCGCCTGACCGCCGAGCTGCCCCAGCTGCGTTTCGTCCTCACCACGCGGGCGGGGACGAGCCTGGCCGACCCGGTGCACCAGGTGCGCGACGCGGTCCGGCTGATCGGCGAGCAGGACCTCGGCTTCACCTCCGAGGAGACCACCCAGCTGTTCGCCGAGGATCTGCCCCGTGAGCTGGCGGCGGTCGCCGGGGACGTCCACCACGACACCCGCGGCTATCCGCTCGCGATCCGCGCGGCGGGCCTCGCCCTGCGATCGCGACCGCAGCCGCCGACGCGCGGCTCGGCCGAGTGGCGCGCGATCGTCGCGCAGGACCTGAGCTCGCAGATGCACGACCCGGCACTGTCCGCCTTCGTCCGTGACACCGCCGCGGCGCCGTACTTCGACCTCGAGCTGGCCCAGGCGCTCACCGGCCTCGAGGACGCCGCCCCGGTCGTGGAGCAGCTGGAGTGGAGCGGGTTCGGGCGGTGGGTGCCCTATCTCGCCGACCGTCCCGTCTTCCAGTACGTCGACTCGCTGCGCGAGGCCGTCCGCGGCGACCTGCGGGTCAACGACTCCGACCGATACCGCCGCAGCGCGGGCATCGCGGCCACCTGGCTGCACGACAACGACGAGCACGAGCAGGCGCTGGAGCTGGCCGTGGATGCCGGTCGGTACGAGCTGGCCGGGCGGATCTTCCGCAGCGTGCTGCTCAGTGCGCCGGAGAGCTACACGACCGACCACCTCGACCTCCAGCTGAGCCGGATCCCCCGGGCGGCGCTGGCCCAGCACCCGTCGCTGGCCTTCGCCCGTGGGCTGGCCCTGCTGAGCAACCCGGCCACCCGGGGTGCGGCCGTCGAGTACCTCGTCCGCACGGCCGAGCAGACCCCGGCCGACTGGCGCTCGCTCGACCGGCCGTCGGCGTTCTTCCAGCGGGTCGCGAAGTCCGCCTGCCTGCGCTACGTCGGTCGCTTCCTCGAAGCCGGCCCGGCGGCACAGGCGGCCCTCGACTTCTACGACGACATCGACATCGGCGACGACGGCCGGCTCGTCGAGCTCCGGGCGATCGGCCTGCGCCAGCTGGGCTACTCCTTCTTCCAGGTGGGCGAGCTGGAGCGCGCACATGAGGTGGTCGCCCGCGCGATCACCACCGCCACCCGCCCCTGGTCGCGCAACTACACCGTCGTCTACGGCGTCGGGCTCTCTGCCATCGACGGCCGGTCCCGCGAGGCGGCCCACACGGCGCGCCTGGTCGACCCGCGCGCCTGGCCCCGCGACCACGCACACACCTTCGTCAACGCGCTGGGCCGGATCGGCAACGCGATGCTGCGCCTCGACGAGTTCGACTTCGCCGGCGCCCTCGCCGAGTACGACGACTGTGAGTCCTTCGTCCACACCGCCGAGTTCTGGCCGTTCCTCACCTGGACCCTGCTCCAGGCGCGGCTCGGGCTGGGGGAGTCCGGCCCCGAGGCCCAGCGGATCGCCGATGCCCTGCAGACCTGGCCCGCTCCGCCCGGCGTCGGCGAGAACTTCGGCACCACCGCCCTGCACGGCCTGCTCGCGATCGCCTGGCTCTCCGAGGGCCGCACCCGCGAGGCGGCCGAGCTGCTGCGCCGCCCGACCCGCTGGTCCGGCCAGGTCGCGCCCGCGCAGGTGCTGAGCCGGCTCACCGGCGGCGATGCGGCCGGCGCGCTGCACGTCGTACCTCGTCTGGAGTCGCTCCCCGGCCACAGCATCCGGTCCCGCGCCGGTCTCGCCACGCTCGGCGCCGCCGCCGCCCTGCGGTCCGGTCATCCCGACGCCGCCGGGGCGCTGCTCGACCGCGCCGCGTCGCTGCACGCCGAGCACGGGGTCAGGGCCCATCTGCTGCACGTCCCGGCCAAGGATCTCGAGGCGCTGCGCGACCTCGCCCGCCACACCGGACGGGCCGCGGCGACCAGCTATCTCGACGTCGACGTGATCGGCACCATCGACCCGGGGGTCGCGGTCAGCCCGCTGACCGCCCAGGAGCTCGCGGTGCTGCGCGCGTCGATCGACCATCCCCGGCGCAGCGACCTCGCCGCCGCGCTGCACCTGTCCCCGGAGACGGTGAAGTCGCACATGCGCAGCATCTACCGCAAGTGGGGGGTCAACACCCGTGAGGGCGCCCTGGAGCGCGGGATCCGGCTGGGCCTGCTCGGCGACGACGGCGCCGGGTGA
- a CDS encoding zinc-binding dehydrogenase, with product MRAVVCHQSELTVEDLPDLTPQQGQVLIDVERCGICGSDLHARVHCDETAADAAELGYDHFMRSADRVVMGHEFVGTVADYGPRTRKAFPIGTRVVALPVLRAGGSTHLTGLSPLASGGYAEQVLAVPSMTLRVPDGLDADAAALTEPMAVALHAVRRGEVGARDTAVVIGCGPIGLAVIAMLKATGVRHVIASDLSAGRRALAERMGADVVVDPATDSPWASFASSKRYLTEAIALADLGIDAMDRLRAVPLLPWAHLMRAAEKAGATPRGPVVFECVGIPGMIEHVVAHAPLLSRVVVVGVCMGQDSFRPSMAINKEIDLRFAFAYDPSEFHQTLQWIASGKVDVRPLVTGVVALDGVAGAFEDLGDPERHAKILVHPAR from the coding sequence ATGCGTGCCGTCGTGTGCCACCAGTCCGAGCTCACCGTCGAGGACCTGCCCGACCTGACGCCCCAGCAGGGTCAGGTCCTCATCGACGTGGAGCGGTGCGGGATCTGCGGATCGGACCTGCACGCCCGGGTGCACTGCGACGAGACCGCCGCCGACGCGGCGGAGCTCGGCTACGACCACTTCATGCGCTCTGCTGACCGGGTCGTGATGGGCCACGAGTTCGTCGGCACCGTCGCCGACTACGGCCCGCGCACCCGCAAGGCGTTCCCGATCGGCACCCGGGTCGTCGCGCTGCCGGTGCTGCGCGCCGGCGGGTCAACCCATCTCACGGGGCTCAGCCCGTTGGCCTCGGGCGGGTACGCCGAGCAGGTGCTCGCCGTCCCGTCGATGACCCTGCGCGTCCCCGACGGCCTCGATGCCGACGCCGCCGCGCTCACCGAGCCGATGGCGGTCGCCCTGCATGCCGTACGCCGCGGCGAGGTGGGGGCGCGCGACACCGCGGTGGTGATCGGGTGCGGCCCGATCGGGCTCGCGGTGATCGCCATGCTCAAGGCCACCGGGGTCCGCCACGTGATCGCCAGCGACCTCTCCGCGGGCCGACGGGCCCTGGCCGAGCGGATGGGCGCCGACGTCGTCGTCGATCCGGCCACGGACTCGCCGTGGGCGTCCTTCGCCTCGTCGAAGCGCTATCTCACCGAGGCGATCGCACTGGCCGACCTCGGCATCGACGCGATGGACAGGCTGCGCGCCGTACCCCTCCTGCCGTGGGCGCATCTCATGCGCGCGGCCGAGAAGGCCGGCGCCACCCCGCGCGGACCGGTCGTCTTCGAGTGCGTCGGCATCCCCGGCATGATCGAGCACGTCGTCGCCCATGCGCCGCTGCTCTCGCGCGTGGTGGTCGTCGGCGTGTGCATGGGGCAGGACTCCTTCCGCCCGTCGATGGCGATCAACAAGGAGATCGATCTGCGCTTCGCCTTCGCCTACGACCCCAGCGAGTTCCACCAGACGCTGCAGTGGATCGCCTCCGGCAAGGTCGACGTCCGCCCCCTCGTCACGGGTGTCGTCGCGCTGGACGGCGTGGCCGGGGCGTTCGAGGACCTCGGCGACCCCGAGCGGCACGCGAAGATCCTGGTCCACCCCGCTCGTTGA
- a CDS encoding FAD-binding dehydrogenase: protein MSAGSVEQGFEPDAIVVGAGLAGLVATYEATRAGKRVLVLDQENRANLGGQAHWSLGGLFFVDSPEQRRMGIKDSADLAWQDWQGSAAFDRIGSDPDDAGPERGEDHWGSRWARAYVDFAAGEKRAYLRELGLRSLTFVGWAERGDGSASGHGNSVPRFHLTWGTGPEVVRVFLEPVEAAEAAGLVRFAFRHRVDDLIVEDGACVGVRGSVLEPSDLARGERSSREVVSTFSLRAPAVVVTSGGIGHNFELMRANWPTDRVGPAPEHMIAGVPAHVDGRMLAITEAAGANLVNKDRMWAYVEGIHNWDPVWPDHAIRILPGPSSMWFDADGHRLTGMSGVPGADSIGSMKQILATGADYSWFVLTQSIIEKEFALSGSEQNPDWTGKDVKMMLKERLGKGATSPVEAFKEHGSDFVVASSLDELVVGMNRIARGGRVLDVEVLRKQIEDRDRQIDNAYCKDAQVMAIHNGRKDRTGKIMRVAKPHKLLDPAHGPLIAVRLNILSRKTLGGIETNLDSQVVRPDGSPFPGLYAAGEVAGFGGGGVHGYNALEGTFLGGCIFSGRAAGRALAHR from the coding sequence GTGAGTGCGGGCAGCGTGGAGCAGGGATTCGAGCCGGACGCGATCGTGGTGGGCGCGGGGCTGGCGGGGCTGGTGGCGACCTACGAGGCGACCCGGGCGGGCAAGCGGGTGCTGGTGCTGGACCAGGAGAACCGGGCCAACCTCGGCGGCCAGGCGCACTGGTCGCTGGGCGGGCTGTTCTTCGTCGACTCCCCCGAGCAGCGCCGGATGGGGATCAAGGATTCGGCCGACCTGGCCTGGCAGGACTGGCAGGGCTCGGCGGCATTCGACCGGATCGGCTCGGACCCGGACGACGCGGGCCCTGAGCGGGGCGAGGACCACTGGGGCAGCCGCTGGGCGAGGGCGTACGTCGACTTCGCCGCCGGCGAGAAGCGCGCCTACCTGCGCGAACTCGGGCTCAGGTCACTCACCTTCGTCGGCTGGGCTGAGCGCGGCGACGGCTCCGCCAGCGGCCACGGAAACTCGGTGCCGCGCTTCCACCTCACCTGGGGTACCGGCCCCGAGGTGGTCCGGGTCTTCCTCGAGCCGGTCGAGGCCGCCGAGGCTGCCGGCCTGGTGCGGTTCGCCTTCCGGCACCGGGTCGACGACCTGATCGTCGAGGACGGCGCCTGCGTCGGCGTGCGCGGCTCGGTGCTCGAGCCGTCCGACCTGGCCCGCGGCGAGAGGTCGTCCCGCGAGGTCGTCTCCACGTTCTCCCTGCGCGCCCCGGCCGTGGTCGTCACGTCCGGCGGAATCGGTCACAACTTCGAGCTGATGCGGGCCAACTGGCCCACTGACCGGGTCGGGCCCGCGCCGGAGCACATGATCGCCGGCGTACCCGCCCACGTCGACGGCCGGATGCTCGCCATCACCGAGGCCGCCGGCGCCAACCTGGTCAACAAGGACCGGATGTGGGCCTACGTCGAGGGCATCCACAACTGGGACCCGGTCTGGCCCGACCACGCCATCCGGATCCTCCCGGGCCCCTCGTCGATGTGGTTCGACGCCGACGGCCACCGGCTGACCGGGATGTCCGGCGTGCCGGGTGCCGACTCGATCGGCTCGATGAAGCAGATCCTCGCCACCGGCGCCGACTACTCGTGGTTCGTGCTGACCCAGTCGATCATCGAGAAGGAGTTCGCGCTCTCCGGCTCGGAGCAGAACCCGGACTGGACCGGCAAGGACGTCAAGATGATGCTCAAGGAGCGGCTCGGCAAGGGTGCCACCAGTCCGGTCGAGGCGTTCAAGGAGCATGGCTCGGACTTCGTCGTCGCATCGTCCCTCGACGAGTTGGTCGTCGGGATGAACCGGATCGCCCGCGGCGGCAGGGTCCTCGACGTCGAGGTGCTGCGCAAGCAGATCGAGGACCGCGACCGGCAGATCGACAACGCCTACTGCAAGGACGCACAGGTGATGGCGATCCACAACGGCCGCAAGGACCGCACCGGCAAGATCATGCGCGTCGCCAAGCCCCACAAGCTCCTCGACCCGGCCCATGGCCCGCTGATCGCCGTCCGCCTCAACATCTTGTCCCGCAAGACCCTCGGCGGCATCGAGACCAACCTCGACAGCCAGGTCGTCCGCCCCGACGGCTCGCCCTTCCCGGGCCTGTACGCCGCCGGTGAGGTGGCCGGCTTCGGCGGCGGCGGGGTGCACGGCTACAACGCACTGGAGGGCACCTTCCTCGGCGGCTGCATCTTCTCCGGCCGCGCCGCCGGCCGCGCCCTCGCCCACCGTTGA